Proteins co-encoded in one Plectropomus leopardus isolate mb chromosome 14, YSFRI_Pleo_2.0, whole genome shotgun sequence genomic window:
- the bsdc1 gene encoding BSD domain-containing protein 1 — protein MAEGEGWWGGWLQQSFQAVKDKSSEALEFIKRDLTEFSTVVQHDTTCSIVATATAVRNKLAVEGSSETTEKVKKSLSSFLGVITDTLAPPPDKTIDCDVITLVATPAGTTEVYDSSKARLYSLQADPATYCNEPDGPPEQFDNWLSSFSLEDKKGEISELLVNSPSIRALYTKMVPAAVAHSEFWQRYFYRVFQLDQEEARRVALKQRAEQTTHTETLGWEEEEEDDFLGATSSSQLNFTSPLDSSSTQLPTTSTAGTGTTLLSPVLSPSEERDNTLSVSSDSVSLPTQVEVRPEPVATELAKKLTEASLEDVSDKTREEQRPGKSDLPHETEVEAVTQPEVTVDAATARAPAPTSKQETAKEEGPQDLRVFELNSDSGKSTPSNNGKKGSSTDVSEDWEKDFDLDMTEEEVQMALSKIEASGELDEDWENWD, from the exons ATGGCTGAAGG agaAGGCTGGTGGGGAGGCTGGCTTCAGCAGAGCTTCCAGGCCGTCAAGGATAAg TCATCTGAGGCCTTAGAATTCATAAAGCGAGACCTGACAGAGTTCTCCACTGTGGTGCAACATGACACAACCTGCTCAATTGTGGCCACAGCCACTGCTGTCAGAAACAAGCTTGCG GTGGAAGGTTCCTCTGAGACCACAGAAAAGGTGAAGAAGAGCCTGTCTAGTTTCTTAGGTGTGATAACAGACACGCTTGCTCCACCTCCTGATAAAACCATCGACTGTGATGTAATCACATTGGTGGCGACGCCAGCAGGAACCACAGAGGTGTACGACAGTTCTAAG GCACGTCTCTACAGTTTGCAAGCTGACCCTGCGACATACTGCAATGAGCCTGATG gtcccCCAGAGCAGTTTGACAACTGGCTGTCCAGCTTCAGTTTGgaagacaaaaaaggagaaatctCAGAGCTTTTGGTCAACAGTCCCTCTATACGAGCCCTTTACACCAAAATG GTGCCAGCAGCTGTAGCTCATTCAGAATTCTGGCAGAGGTATTTCTACAGAGTCTTCCAGTTGGATCAG GAGGAGGCGAGGAGAGTGGCATTGAAGCAGAGGGCAGAACAGACTACGCACACAGAGACCCTGGGctgggaggaagaagaggagg ATGACTTCCTTGGTGCCACGTCATCATCTCAACTCAACTTTACAAGCCCGTTGGACAGCAGCTCAACTCAACTGCCCACGACCTCGACAGCTGGCACAGGAACGACTCTGCTGAGCCCCGTCCTGTCTCCCAGTGAGGAGCGCGACAACACGCTCTCAGTAAGCAGCGACAGCGTCAGCCTGCCGACACAGGTGGAAGTGCGGCCAGAGCCCGTTGCCACGGAGCTGGCCAAGAAACTGACAGAAGCTAGCTTGGAAGATGTTTCGGACAAGACACGAGAAGAGCAGAGGCCTGGAAAGAGTGATTTACCTCACGAGACTGAAGTGGAAGCGGTAACCCAGCCTGAGGTCACTGTTGATGCGGCGACAGCGCGGGCTCCTGCCCCCACCTCGAAGCAAGAAACAGCAAAGGAGGAGGGGCCGCAGGACCTGAGAGTGTTTGAACTGAACTCCGACAGCGGGAAGTCTACGCCCTCTAACAATGGCAAGAAAG GGTCCAGCACCGATGTGAGTGAGGACTGGGAGAAAGACTTCGACCTGGACATGACTGAAGAGGAAGTCCAAATGGCACTCTCTAAAATAGAAGCTTCTGGAGAG TTGGACGAAGACTGGGAGAACTGGGACTGA
- the olig4 gene encoding oligodendrocyte transcription factor 4 → MDSDSGSICSRSSSPDLVVDDSAGSFFSNKMFQTYCQENRADSEAGQARVERCSGGGKTKNRSELSKDEVQDLRLKVNSRERKRMHDLNQAMDGLREVMPYAHGPSVRKLSKISTLLLARNYILMLSSSLEEMKKLVGDVYGGSAAQSRTAAHPAITPAAPTAHLPLHPLAQSLHSLVASTPSALQHHSPSPAAAPAPHSPPSASFLGFHTPVQGLLKDPLHLAGSYRHFPGMPCPCSLCQPLPTTTSTLHSLSMSK, encoded by the coding sequence ATGGACTCTGACTCTGGCTCCATTTGCAGCCGTTCCTCATCCCCAGACCTGGTGGTGGATGACTCTGCTGGGAGCTTCTTCTCCAACAAGATGTTCCAGACATACTGCCAAGAAAACAGAGCAGACAGCGAGGCCGGCCAGGCCAGGGTGGAGCGCTGCAGCGGGGGCGGTAAGACCAAAAACAGGTCTGAGCTCAGCAAGGATGAGGTGCAAGATCTGAGACTGAAAGTGAACAGCCGGGAGAGGAAAAGGATGCACGATCTGAACCAGGCCATGGACGGACTAAGAGAGGTCATGCCCTACGCTCACGGGCCTTCAGTCCGCAAACTGTCAAAAATCTCCACGCTGCTGTTAGCTCGCAACTACATCCTTATGTTGTCCAGCTCTTTGGAGGAGATGAAGAAACTGGTGGGAGATGTGTATGGAGGCAGTGCTGCTCAGAGTCGCACCGCTGCTCACCCTGCTATCACCCCTGCTGCACCAACAGCCCACCTCCCTCTGCACCCTTTGGCCCAGTCTCTGCACTCTCTTGTGGCCAGCACGCCCTCAGCTCTCCAGCATCACTCGCCTTCTCCTGCTGCAGCCCCGGCCCCGCACTCCCCTCCGTCCGCCAGCTTCCTGGGATTTCACACTCCAGTCCAGGGCCTTCTGAAGGACCCCCTCCACCTGGCCGGCTCCTACAGGCACTTCCCCGGCATGCCCTGTCCCTGCTCACTTTGCCAACCTCTGCCCACCACTACCTCCACATTACATAGCCTGTCGATGAGCAAGTGA